The following coding sequences are from one Musa acuminata AAA Group cultivar baxijiao chromosome BXJ2-4, Cavendish_Baxijiao_AAA, whole genome shotgun sequence window:
- the LOC135611154 gene encoding probable mitochondrial-processing peptidase subunit beta, mitochondrial isoform X2 encodes MALRKLLTLSRRPLLVSGRFASTAAVSALANPAADAPSLAKPPVMLYDRLAEAVRSKIKRLDDPDPRFLRYASPHPTLADHTPILAAPETRVTTLPNGLRISTESTLASRTATVGVWIDAGSRFETDETNGTAHFLEHMIFKGTESRTVRQLEEEIENMGGHLNAYTSREQTTYYAKVLDKDVPKALEILADILQNSCFDEKRIERERDVILREMEEVEGQTEEVIFDHLHATAFQYTPLGRTILGPAQNIKTITKEHLKNYISTHYTAPRMVISAAGAVKHEDIVDQVKKLFTNLSNDPTTASQLVAKEPAIFTGSEVRIIDDDIPLAQFAVAFSGASWIDPDSIALMVMQSMLGSWNKNTGSGKHMGSELSQRIAINEIAESMMAFNTNYKDTGLFGVYAIAKPDCLDDLAYAIMSEISKLSYRVSEADVTRARNQLKSSLQLHIDGTSPVAEDIGRQILTYGRRIPVAELFARIDAVDASTVKRVANRFIFDQVKPCNCSHGTNPGPSRLQLVQAPHIFAPLLAVR; translated from the exons ATGGCGCTGCGCAAGCTTCTCACCCTCTCTCGCCGCCCCCTCCTCGTCTCCGGCCGATTTGCCTCCACCGCTGCAGTTTCCGCCCTCGCAAACCCCGCCGCCGATGCTCCCTCCCTGGCCAAACCCCCCGTGATGCTCTACGATCGCCTCGCCGAGGCCGTCCGATCCAAGATCAAGCGCCTCGATGACCCCGACCCCCGCTTCCTCCGCTACGCCTCCCCCCACCCCACCCTTGCCGACCATACCCCCATCCTGGCCGCACCGGAGACCCGCGTAACCACCCTCCCCAACGGGCTCCGCATCTCCACCGAGTCTACTCTTGCCTCCCGCACCGCCACGGTCGGCGTGTGGATCGACGCCGGGAGCCGCTTCGAGACCGATGAGACCAACGGGACCGCGCACTTCTTGGAGCACATGATCTTCAAGGGCACCGAATCGCGGACAGTGCGACAGCTGGAGGAGGAGATTGAGAACATGGGCGGGCATCTGAATGCGTACACATCGAGGGAGCAGACCACCTACTACGCCAAGGTGTTGGATAAGGATGTGCCCAAAGCGCTGGAAATCCTTGCAGACATACTTCAGAACTCGTGTTTTGATGAGAAGCGCATTGAGAGGGAGAGGGATGTAATCCTCAGGGAGATGGAAGAG GTGGAGGGACAAACTGAAGAAGTTATTTTTGATCATCTGCATGCAACTGCTTTCCAGTACACTCCACTTGGCAGAACTATACTAGGACCTGCTCAGAACATCAAGACAATTACTAAAGAGCATCTTAAGAATTACATATCAACACATTATACAGCCCCTAGAATG GTCATCTCAGCTGCTGGTGCTGTTAAGCACGAGGATATAGTTGACCAGGTTAAAAAGCTGTTCACGAATCTGTCAAATGATCCTACGACAGCATCCCAGTTGGTTGCAAAGGAACCAGCTATTTTTACTGGTTCTGAG GTTAGGATAATAGATGATGACATTCCACTTGCACAATTTGCGGTTGCATTTAGTGGAGCATCCTGGATAGATCCAGATTCTATTGCTTTAATGGTAATGCAGTCTATGCTAGGTTCTTGGAACAAGAATACAGGCAGTGGAAAGCACATGGG TTCAGAGCTGTCTCAGAGGATTGCCATCAATGAGATCGCTGAAAGCATGATGGCCTTTAACACAAACTACAAAGACACTGGTCTCTTTGGTGTTTATGCAATTGCTAAG CCGGATTGCTTGGATGATTTGGCCTATGCAATTATGTCTGAGATAAGCAAGCTGTCCTACAGGGTTTCGGAAGCTGATGTGACCCGTGCACGAAATCAG CTCAAATCTTCTCTTCAACTTCACATTGATGGTACCAGCCCTGTTGCTGAGGACATCGGTCGTCAG ATACTTACATATGGCCGTAGAATCCCAGTTGCTGAACTTTTTGCGAGGATAGATGCAGTTGATGCAAGCACTGTTAAGCGTGTTGCTAATCGCTTCATATTTGATCAGGTAAAGCCGT GCAATTGCAGCCATGGGACCAATCCAGGGCCTTCCAGACTACAACTGGTTCAGGCGCCACACATATTTGCTCCGCTATTAGCTGTGCGCTAG
- the LOC135611154 gene encoding probable mitochondrial-processing peptidase subunit beta, mitochondrial isoform X1 — protein MALRKLLTLSRRPLLVSGRFASTAAVSALANPAADAPSLAKPPVMLYDRLAEAVRSKIKRLDDPDPRFLRYASPHPTLADHTPILAAPETRVTTLPNGLRISTESTLASRTATVGVWIDAGSRFETDETNGTAHFLEHMIFKGTESRTVRQLEEEIENMGGHLNAYTSREQTTYYAKVLDKDVPKALEILADILQNSCFDEKRIERERDVILREMEEVEGQTEEVIFDHLHATAFQYTPLGRTILGPAQNIKTITKEHLKNYISTHYTAPRMVISAAGAVKHEDIVDQVKKLFTNLSNDPTTASQLVAKEPAIFTGSEVRIIDDDIPLAQFAVAFSGASWIDPDSIALMVMQSMLGSWNKNTGSGKHMGSELSQRIAINEIAESMMAFNTNYKDTGLFGVYAIAKPDCLDDLAYAIMSEISKLSYRVSEADVTRARNQLKSSLQLHIDGTSPVAEDIGRQILTYGRRIPVAELFARIDAVDASTVKRVANRFIFDQDVAIAAMGPIQGLPDYNWFRRHTYLLRY, from the exons ATGGCGCTGCGCAAGCTTCTCACCCTCTCTCGCCGCCCCCTCCTCGTCTCCGGCCGATTTGCCTCCACCGCTGCAGTTTCCGCCCTCGCAAACCCCGCCGCCGATGCTCCCTCCCTGGCCAAACCCCCCGTGATGCTCTACGATCGCCTCGCCGAGGCCGTCCGATCCAAGATCAAGCGCCTCGATGACCCCGACCCCCGCTTCCTCCGCTACGCCTCCCCCCACCCCACCCTTGCCGACCATACCCCCATCCTGGCCGCACCGGAGACCCGCGTAACCACCCTCCCCAACGGGCTCCGCATCTCCACCGAGTCTACTCTTGCCTCCCGCACCGCCACGGTCGGCGTGTGGATCGACGCCGGGAGCCGCTTCGAGACCGATGAGACCAACGGGACCGCGCACTTCTTGGAGCACATGATCTTCAAGGGCACCGAATCGCGGACAGTGCGACAGCTGGAGGAGGAGATTGAGAACATGGGCGGGCATCTGAATGCGTACACATCGAGGGAGCAGACCACCTACTACGCCAAGGTGTTGGATAAGGATGTGCCCAAAGCGCTGGAAATCCTTGCAGACATACTTCAGAACTCGTGTTTTGATGAGAAGCGCATTGAGAGGGAGAGGGATGTAATCCTCAGGGAGATGGAAGAG GTGGAGGGACAAACTGAAGAAGTTATTTTTGATCATCTGCATGCAACTGCTTTCCAGTACACTCCACTTGGCAGAACTATACTAGGACCTGCTCAGAACATCAAGACAATTACTAAAGAGCATCTTAAGAATTACATATCAACACATTATACAGCCCCTAGAATG GTCATCTCAGCTGCTGGTGCTGTTAAGCACGAGGATATAGTTGACCAGGTTAAAAAGCTGTTCACGAATCTGTCAAATGATCCTACGACAGCATCCCAGTTGGTTGCAAAGGAACCAGCTATTTTTACTGGTTCTGAG GTTAGGATAATAGATGATGACATTCCACTTGCACAATTTGCGGTTGCATTTAGTGGAGCATCCTGGATAGATCCAGATTCTATTGCTTTAATGGTAATGCAGTCTATGCTAGGTTCTTGGAACAAGAATACAGGCAGTGGAAAGCACATGGG TTCAGAGCTGTCTCAGAGGATTGCCATCAATGAGATCGCTGAAAGCATGATGGCCTTTAACACAAACTACAAAGACACTGGTCTCTTTGGTGTTTATGCAATTGCTAAG CCGGATTGCTTGGATGATTTGGCCTATGCAATTATGTCTGAGATAAGCAAGCTGTCCTACAGGGTTTCGGAAGCTGATGTGACCCGTGCACGAAATCAG CTCAAATCTTCTCTTCAACTTCACATTGATGGTACCAGCCCTGTTGCTGAGGACATCGGTCGTCAG ATACTTACATATGGCCGTAGAATCCCAGTTGCTGAACTTTTTGCGAGGATAGATGCAGTTGATGCAAGCACTGTTAAGCGTGTTGCTAATCGCTTCATATTTGATCAG GATGTGGCAATTGCAGCCATGGGACCAATCCAGGGCCTTCCAGACTACAACTGGTTCAGGCGCCACACATATTTGCTCCGCTATTAG
- the LOC103982527 gene encoding BAG family molecular chaperone regulator 8, chloroplastic, which produces MPSHHHRETNRCCCCCSIHSSPPPHLTTSDQLLQALASHVLLQSQNPPTLSDGHCLKPQQHPPPLHSFFQIHQLGDDHLPPAPPHYHRHEQQQQQFYQHQAQPLIESLLRRIAALESSFPHLSSPISSPSPLPCHGRQRQERPLTPSPPSSFALSLRDLAARRIQASFRRFLLRRSQTLRHLKDLAAMKSSVAACRSALSDETHVDPRYLTEKAMDLLLRLDAIQSGDPMVREGKRSISRELVRMLDFIDKVVVKEHQLSLDAIEITGNCGIERDSVEDMRREIVGTEEVPKLAKKVSFLEDGKRPRFSLSGLHQLEEELIDAGNQTAPPESLGGEITSTESSDHLGPERFHEISNGDRSSESSIENGGKYVKGKHFQNQNGKLGLSAPLPLQMELRKT; this is translated from the exons ATGCCTTCGCACCACCACCGAGAAACTAatcgatgctgctgctgctgttcaaTCCACTCGTCACCACCACCCCATCTGACCACATCTGATCAACTCCTCCAAGCCCTGGCCAGCCACGTGCTCCTCCAATCCCAGAATCCTCCCACTCTTTCCGACGGTCACTGCCTTAAGCCCCAGCAACACCCACCACCACTGCATTCCTTCTTCCAAATTCATCAACTTGGTGATGATCATcttcctcctgctcctcctcATTATCATCGTcatgaacagcagcagcagcagttctATCAGCATCAAGCTCAACCTCTTATCGAATCCCTCCTCCGCCGCATCGCCGCCCTCGAATCCTCTTTCCCCCATCTCTCCTCGCCCATTtcgtctccttctcctcttccttgtcATGGACGACAGCGACAAGAAAGACCTTTGACCCCATCACCGCCGTCTTCTTTTGCTTTGTCGCTTCGAGATTTGGCGGCGCGGAGAATCCAAGCCTCGTTCCGCCGTTTTCTTCTACGGAGATCCCAGACACTCCGCCACCTGAAGGACCTCGCCGCCATGAAATCATCAGTCGCCGCCTGTAGATCCGCGCTCTCCGACGAGACCCACGTCGATCCCAGATACCTCACCGAGAAAGCCATGGATCTTCTCCTTCGACTGGATGCCATCCAG AGCGGCGACCCGATGGTTCGGGAAGGGAAGCGGTCGATCAGCAGAGAACTAGTCCGCATGTTGGATTTCATCGATAAGGTGGTAGTCAAAGAGCACCAGCTGTCTCTGGACGCGATCGAGATCACTGGGAATTGCGGAATCGAAAGAGATTCTGTGGAGGACATGAGAAGAGAAATTGTAGGAACCGAGGAAGTTCCGAAGCTTGCCAAAAAAGTGAGCTTTTTGGAAGACGGGAAGAGACCGAGGTTCTCTCTTAGCGGCCTCCACCAGCTTGAGGAGGAACTCATCGATGCTGGCAATCAAACTGCTCCACCGGAGAGCTTGGGCGGGGAAATTACGAGCACCGAATCAAGCGATCATCTGGGACCAGAAAGGTTTCATGAGATCAGCAATGGTGACAGAAGTTCGGAAAGTTCCATAGAGAATGGTGGCAAATATGTGAAGGGGAAGCATTTCCAGAATCAGAATGGAAAGTTAGGCCTCTCTGCTCCCTTGCCTCTGCAAATGGAGCTGCGGAAAACCTAA
- the LOC103983380 gene encoding uncharacterized protein LOC103983380 isoform X2, with the protein MEGIASIALLPCGSISGHFIRLPDSVCYGLHGIELSCERECSRGEDYRLIKLSIIDYASRKEKVIVVECRGHDCARFQNVDHAHGWENDVVDMIEQKHGKQKISVSFECETLKADNAAEEHLKSYMPNLVGLGAVGS; encoded by the exons ATGGAAGGGATAGCCTCGATCGCTCTGCTGCCCTGCGGTTCCATCTCCGGCCATTTCATCCGCTTGCCCGATTCCGTCTGCTACGGCCTCCATGGAATCG AATTGTCATGCGAGAGAGAGTGCAGCAGAGGTGAAGATTATCGCTTGATTAAGCTCTCAATAATTGACTATGCT AGCAGGAAAGAAAAAGTGATTGTAGTGGAGTGCAGGGGACATGATTGTGCTCGCTTCCAAAATGTTGATCATGCCCATGG GTGGGAAAATGATGTTGTTGATATGATAGAGCAGAAGCATGGTAAACAAAAGATATCAGTGTCTTTCGAGTGTGAAACACTTAAGGCAGACAATGCTGCTGAAGAGCACCTCAAGAGCTACATGCCCAATTTAGTTGGACTTGGTGCTGTTGGTAG TTAA
- the LOC103983380 gene encoding uncharacterized protein LOC103983380 isoform X1, producing MEGIASIALLPCGSISGHFIRLPDSVCYGLHGIELSCERECSRGEDYRLIKLSIIDYASRKEKVIVVECRGHDCARFQNVDHAHGWENDVVDMIEQKHGKQKISVSFECETLKADNAAEEHLKSYMPNLVGLGAVVNVGRMSISGLDFKGDKESSECDDE from the exons ATGGAAGGGATAGCCTCGATCGCTCTGCTGCCCTGCGGTTCCATCTCCGGCCATTTCATCCGCTTGCCCGATTCCGTCTGCTACGGCCTCCATGGAATCG AATTGTCATGCGAGAGAGAGTGCAGCAGAGGTGAAGATTATCGCTTGATTAAGCTCTCAATAATTGACTATGCT AGCAGGAAAGAAAAAGTGATTGTAGTGGAGTGCAGGGGACATGATTGTGCTCGCTTCCAAAATGTTGATCATGCCCATGG GTGGGAAAATGATGTTGTTGATATGATAGAGCAGAAGCATGGTAAACAAAAGATATCAGTGTCTTTCGAGTGTGAAACACTTAAGGCAGACAATGCTGCTGAAGAGCACCTCAAGAGCTACATGCCCAATTTAGTTGGACTTGGTGCTGTTG TTAACGTTGGTCGGATGAGCATTTCTGGCCTTGATTTCAAAGGGGATAAAGAATCCAGTGAGTGTGATGATGAATGA
- the LOC103982526 gene encoding uncharacterized protein LOC103982526, translating to MTPTMAETLIPNCTRGIPSNFSRLRPISATRRQLPSFICYSPEFCDLKGRFDYLIGSFRARKWVTRAAATSSSMVEDAKEDDEPMSIGNLRRFIDLNVGKWNGSFYQFDGDGNLLQTVSTKLSASSYGEDELISLIQTLYIKQPSSSTSIAGYDDEPEWAEYKIKETNMFTVDKYQQIGFFPREKAFSLRYQTAGMLETVLRAGVLGEDDTGEESPKNLKIPSKWPSVVCENCLYSLEKYMRTRAFHIMDPKGILEMLVIFIEEQGNEMPAFSTWNSEISDFPDRIAPWLGRWKGHSMTKRSGVYGATIAKADTVVLLEMDDKGRLIQDITSTNNESNTTTNVRWTGTMSNNLVTFDGGFQLTLLPGGMYMGCPCDIGKNVAQSQSFHLEFCWMESPEKRQKLVRTFDMEGLVVSSTYFYEIKV from the exons ATGACCCCGACCATGGCGGAAACCCTAATTCCCAACTGCACTCGGGGAATTCCATCAAATTTCTCGAGATTGAGACCCATTTCTGCTACAAGGCGACAACTTCCGTCTTTCATTTGTTACAGTCCCGAATTCTGCGACCTAAAGGGAAGATTTGACTACCTGATTGGATCATTTCGAGCCCGGAAATGGGTGACGCGTGCGGCGGCGACGTCTTCTTCCATGGTCGAGGACGCGAAAGAGGATGACGAGCCCATGAGCATCGGTAACTTGCGTCGTTTCATCGATCTCAACGTTGGGAAGTGGAACGGATCCTTCTAC CAATTCGATGGTGATGGAAACCTACTGCAAACTGTGAGTACGAAGCTCTCAGCGAGTTCCTATGGGGAGGATGAACTGATCAGTCTCATTCAAAC GCTGTACATAAAGCAGCCTTCTTCCAGCACATCAATTGCAGGATATGATGATGAACCTGAATGGGCGGAGTATAAGATCAAAGAGACAAATATGTTTACCGTCGACAAGTATCAACAG ATTGGATTCTTCCCAAGAGAGAAAGCATTTTCTCTTAGGTACCAAACTGCTGGTATGCTGGAAACTGTTCTAAGAGCAGGTGTGCTCGGAGAAGATGACACTGGTGAAGAATCTCCCAA AAACTTGAAGATTCCTTCAAAATGGCCTTCTGTTGTCTGTGAAAATTGTCTATATTCTCTGGAGAAATATATGCGAACAAGAGCTTTCCACATAATGGATCCAAAGGGCATTCTTGAAATGCTTGTTATTTTTATTGAAGAACAAGGAAATGAGATGCCTGCTTTTTCAACTTGGAATTCGGAGATCAGT GACTTCCCAGATCGAATAGCTCCAtggcttggtcgatggaaaggtcATTCTATGACAAAACGTAGTGGTGTATATGGAGCAACGATTGCAAAGGCAGATACGGTAGTGTTGCTTGAAATGGATGATAAAGGTCGTTTAATTCAG GACATAACTTCGACAAACAATGAGAGTAACACTACCACAAACGTGCGTTGGACAGGCACGATGAGCAACAACTTGGTGACCTTTGATGGAGGCTTCCAGCTGACCTTATTACCTGGAGGAATGTATATGGGATGCCCATGTGACATTGGGAAGAATGTAGCCCAATCACAATCATTCCATCTCGAATTCTGTTGGATGGAATCACCGGAGAAGCGGCAGAAGCTCGTGCGCACTTTCGATATGGAAGGCCTTGTAGTGTCATCTACTTATTTCTACGAGATCAAAGTCTAA
- the LOC103982525 gene encoding protein IMPAIRED IN BABA-INDUCED STERILITY 1: MGCVASKAPVTPALDSSGASADLENSEEFLPPSLLWNRPQLCNYEFGDQSESEESKKKSSAGTSSVSFQLRNLNWCTEGEQVAAGWPTWLSAVAGEAIQGWVPLKADSFEKLEKIGQGTYSSVFRARETDTGRIVALKKVRFDNFEPESVRFMAREIQILRKLDHPNIIKLEGIITSRLSCSIYLVFEYMEHDLAGLSSCPDIKFSEPQIKCYMHQLLSGLDQCHSRGIIHRDIKCANLLVNNEGILKMADFGLANILNPEEKQPLTSRVVTLWYRPPELLLGSTDYDASVDLWSVGCVFAELFLGRPILPGRTEVEQIHKIFKLCGSPPEEYWKQSRMPHATVFKPQHPYENCLQETFDTLPESAFELLETFLSIEPKKRGTASAALTSKYFRTKPYACDPSSFPKYQPNKEIDAKFREESRRRSVSSRLNVEATGRPSRPYKPSQESNGLANTASRREGLKIAQGSNRSNVKQEIPRVNNGTRLIIDQQPMPNIRYQDEHRHVKQNYQRVPFSGPLHLSASTSFAGPKKPNELHSHIKPQARSRSRHDKSGRLGPSNVSEMTRTFKVNGEENRDLGHASSSNSKGYKPKDAFQIPRRHPELQDSTYSFNAYRSRDAVSSKNRSLGYIYQGEKVEFSGPLLLQSKKVDEFLEKHERHIRKAIRKSWFQRGKKAGTVEIHGG, translated from the exons ATGGGTTGCGTGGCGTCGAAGGCCCCTGTTACGCCTGCATTAGACTCGTCGGGCGCCTCCGCGGACCTTGAGAACTCAGAGGAGTTTTTGCCGCCGTCGTTGCTGTGGAACCGCCCTCAGCTTTGCAACTATGAGTTCGGGGACCAAAGCGAGTCAGAAGAGTCCAAGAAGAAGAGCTCGGCCGGCACCAGCTCGGTGAGCTTTCAGTTGCGGAATCTGAACTGGTGCACTGAAGGGGAGCAGGTCGCGGCAGGTTGGCCCACATGGCTGAGCGCTGTCGCCGGGGAAGCCATTCAGGGATGGGTGCCCCTCAAAGCTGACTCCTTCGAGAAATTAGAGAAG ATCGGGCAAGGTACTTATAGCAGCGTGTTTAGAGCACGCGAGACCGATACAGGAAGGATTGTTGCCCTAAAGAAGGTGCGCTTTGACAATTTTGAGCCTGAGAGTGTGAGATTCATGGCAAGAGAGATACAGATTCTCCGCAAGCTTGATCATCCAAACATCATAAAGCTGGAGGGCATTATTACTTCTCGGCTATCATGCAGTATATACCTTGTTTTTGAATATATGGAGCATGATCTTGCAGGGTTATCATCTTGCCCAGATATCAAATTCAGTGAACCACAG ATCAAATGTTACATGCACCAATTACTATCTGGACTTGATCAATGTCATTCACGCGGCATCATACATCGGGACATCAAATGTGCAAACCTTCTAGTTAACAATGAAGGAATTCTGAAGATGGCTGATTTTGGTTTGGCAAACATCTTGAATCCCGAGGAAAAGCAGCCACTCACTAGCCGAGTTGTGACGTTATGGTATCGTCCGCCAGAGCTTCTTCTAGGATCAACAGACTATGATGCATCTGTAGATTTGTGGAGTGTTGGATGTGTATTTGCAGAACTCTTTCTTGGGAGGCCTATCTTGCCAGGGAGAACTGAG GTTGAACAAATTCATAAGATCTTTAAGCTCTGTGGTTCTCCACCAGAAGAATATTGGAAGCAATCCAGGATGCCGCATGCAACAGTTTTTAAGCCTCAACATCCTTATGAGAATTGCCTCCAGGAGACATTTGACACTTTACCAGAAAGCGCATTCGAATTGTTAGAAACATTTTTGTCGATCGAGCCTAAGAAACGTGGCACAGCCTCTGCTGCTCTTACTTCTAAG TACTTCAGGACAAAGCCTTACGCGTGTGATCCATCTAGCTTTCCCAAGTATCAACCTAACAAAGAAATCGATGCAAAGTTTCGTGAGGAGTCACGCAG GAGGAGTGTCAGTAGCAGATTAAATGTAGAAGCAACAGGAAGACCTTCAAGACCATACAAGCCTTCACAAGAATCAAATGGTCTTGCAAACACAGCATCTCGCAgagag GGGTTGAAAATTGCTCAAGGATCTAATAGAAGCAATGTAAAACAAGAGATTCCAAGAGTAAACAATGGTACAAGGCTAATCATTGATCAGCAGCCAATGCCAAATATTAGATACCAAGATGAGCATCGACATGTCAAGCAAAACTATCAAAGAGTGCCTTTCTCTGGTCCTTTGCATCTCTCTGCTTCTACCAGCTTTGCAGGTCCAAAGAAACCAAATGAATTACATTCACACATCAAGCCTCAGGCTAGATCCAGATCCAGACATGACAAATCGGGAAGGTTGGGTCCATCAAATGTTTCAGAGATGACAAGAACTTTCAAAGTGAATGGAGAAGAAAATAGAGATCTTGGACATGCTTCCTCTTCCAATTCAAAAGGCTACAAGCCAAAAGACGCATTTCAAATCCCACGGAGACATCCGGAGCTTCAGGACTCAACATATTCTTTCAATGCCTACCGTTCTCGTGATGCAGTTTCATCTAAGAATAGGAGCTTG GGTTATATATATCAAGGAGAAAAGGTGGAGTTCTCAGGGCCTCTACTGCTCCAATCGAAAAAGGTTGATGAATTCCTGGAGAAGCATGAACGGCACATCCGCAAAGCTATTCGGAAATCATGGTTTCAGAGAG GGAAAAAAGCAGGGACTGTAGAGATCCATGGAGGTTAG
- the LOC135609248 gene encoding ethylene-responsive transcription factor ERN1-like: MARKRRCTDGVDGKEDPDGGATRWDEATAMEALGDVRRARKRFVGVRQRPSGRWVAEIKDTIQKIRMWLGTFDTAEEAARAYDEAACLLRGANTRTNFWPCSSLQPSKPSVLPSKITNLLLMRLKARNHSALVEMQQQQPQLQQPGEEAHRPQYEDGAEEEDDIHFADFLNDPSNSMLHLSHAGEGGADYMHDSIRESYTHKDGDHVDFTSDYELGGAVEFGCCGEDEESLDVGVMDFGFMDEVQESSCFYSPFEIMGEIEEPIEQESCVDEPSMIRAAVKRMKYERKISASLYALNGISEYLKLQLGERRGGRMEDHLSALTSACREQQGYEMQLVEGEGVEVEAENSSSSYSSSYITTICSSSSTSSSQSPPPSSDLSSGSEGELFFWSSLDLPPI, translated from the coding sequence ATGGCAAGGAAGAGGAGGTGTACCGATGGAGTAGATGGGAAGGAGGACCCAGATGGTGGTGCCACGAGGTGGGACGAGGCGACGGCTATGGAGGCACTCGGAGATGTCCGGCGTGCCCGAAAGCGCTTCGTCGGTGTACGGCAAAGGCCATCAGGTCGGTGGGTGGCAGAGATCAAAGACACCATACAGAAGATTAGAATGTGGCTTGGCACGTTTGATACAGCTGAAGAAGCTGCCAGGGCTTACGATGAGGCCGCCTGCCTTCTCCGTGGTGCCAATACTCGCACCAACTTCTGGCCTTGCTCCTCTTTGCAGCCCTCGAAACCATCAGTGCTGCCTTCCAAGATCACCAACCTCCTCCTGATGAGACTCAAGGCCAGAAACCACTCTGCCTTGGTCgagatgcagcagcagcagccacagCTACAACAACCAGGAGAAGAAGCACATCGGCCACAATATGAAGATGGcgcagaggaggaggacgacaTCCATTTCGCAGACTTCTTAAATGATCCATCGAATTCCATGCTTCATCTTTCTCATGCAGGTGAAGGTGGTGCTGACTATATGCATGACAGTATCCGAGAGAGTTACACCCATAAAGACGGCGATCATGTGGATTTCACTTCGGACTATGAACTGGGGGGAGCTGTTGAATTTGGTTGCTGTGGAGAAGATGAGGAGAGTCTTGATGTGGGCGTCATGGACTTTGGTTTCATGGATGAGGTGCAGGAATCATCGTGCTTCTATTCACCATTTGAGATCATGGGTGAGATCGAGGAGCCCATAGAACAAGAGAGCTGTGTTGATGAGCCGTCGATGATTAGAGCTGCAGTGAAGAGGATGAAGTATGAGAGGAAGATCTCAGCATCTCTGTATGCTCTCAATGGAATATCTGAGTACTTGAAGCTACAGCTCggggaaagaaggggaggaagaatggAGGATCATCTCTCTGCTCTCACAAGTGCCTGCAGAGAACAGCAAGGATATGAGATGCAGTTGGTGGAAGGTGAAGGAGTCGAGGTAGAGGCAGAAAACTCTTCTTCAAGTTATTCTTCCTCCTACATCACCACCATTTGCTCTTcctcatcaacatcatcatcccAATCACCACCACCTTCTTCAGATTTGAGTTCTGGCAGTGAAGGTGAATTGTTCTTCTGGAGTTCTCTTGACCTCCCTCCAATATGA